Proteins co-encoded in one Capsicum annuum cultivar UCD-10X-F1 chromosome 9, UCD10Xv1.1, whole genome shotgun sequence genomic window:
- the LOC107842969 gene encoding uncharacterized protein LOC107842969 translates to MAVCSANYKFDSESISCFSESSKETLGCASGDPGDPFASDLAHHFTESLNIEDGEDFIYGEDFSTSEEDGCEDMHNDTDVGVEKCLNKSSEFPCSAMSTPPAELVHGKEQDADAKSTDLPHSRSITLPTTLKLVSAIKGSREKQGKPPKKLSVTWAPDVYDPIPTAVSHAPSKVHRHRSDHRKNGKNKQKSHSKSSRGSKGKEKKQSRKHGGSTKRSYHPLEDHHLMTCSSFHTPEDDITDHSSVLQSGTVDYDIGSNLDPFCGSSFLKKSVTKLHFPAAKAS, encoded by the exons ATGGCCGTTTGTTCTGCTAATTACAAGTTTGACTCTGAAAGTATAAGTTGCTTTAGTGAGTCATCTAAGGAGACTCTTGGTTGTGCTTCTGGCGATCCAGGAGATCCTTTTGCAAGTGATCTTGCGCACCATTTCACTGAATCTCTAAATATTGAGGATGGTGAAGATTTTATTTACGGGGAAGATTTCAGCACGTCAGAGGAAGATGGATGTGAAGATATGCATAATGACACTGACGTGGGCGTAGAGAAATGCTTGAACAAGTCGTCAGAATTTCCATGCTCTGCTATGAGCACCCCCCCTGCTGAGTTGGTTCATGGGAAGGAGCAGGACGCTGATGCTAAATCAACTGACTTGCCTCATTCACGTTCCATTACTTTACCT ACTACTTTGAAGCTTGTATCTGCCATTAAAGGTAGCCGTGAGAAACAAGGCAAACCGCCCAAGAAGCTGTCTGTGACATGGGCCCCCGACGTGTATGACCCTATCCCGACAGCAGTATCACATGCGCCAAGCAAGGTACATCGCCACAGGAGTGATCACAGGAAGAATGGGAAGAATAAGCAGAAAAGTCATAGCAAATCTTCACGAGGGAGCAAGGGTAAAGAGAAGAAACAAAGTCGTAAACATGGTGGGAGTACCAAGCGGAGTTATCATCCTCTAGAGGATCACCACTTAATGACTTGTTCTAGCTTTCATACTCCGGAGGACGATATAACTGATCATTCTAGTGTGCTGCAGTCTGGTACCGTGGATTATGATATTGGCAGCAATCTGGATCCATTCTGTGGTAGTAGTTTTCTAAAGAAATCTGTCACTAAATTGCATTTCCCAGCTGCAAAGGCTTCATAA